From a single Wolbachia endosymbiont of Oedothorax gibbosus genomic region:
- the gltX gene encoding glutamate--tRNA ligase, translating to MPDVVTRFAPSPTGFLHIGGARTALFNWLYAKHHGGRFLLRIEDTDRKRSTQEAIDAIIEGLKWLGVSYDGEIVYQSKRIERHKEVANLLVEKGRAYHCYCPEDEVAEKKIKAREEGKIYKHKCTTKPPSCHPSTRHWDPEKNMWSRAGMTSGVRSVVRFKVPDSQEIVIDDKIYGQIKVNSNQLDDIVILRSDNTPTYIFAVVVDDHDAGITDIIRGSDHLTNTFKQLLIYQALDFDVPRFAHVPLIHGEDGNKLSKRHGATSVCDYEKMGILPEAMRNYLLRLGWSHGNDEIISDEQAIEWFNLESIGRSPARLDFKKLEHLNNHYINNMSNEDILALILGENTLTDKKKNYLLQGLTELKKRANYLTELLDLAKFYIQDPPLDLSEEAEQIVKSNLDIIKLLASFFSNIGDENWNKGFLSSQIKEFSKLHDMKISDVYHSLRAPITGIMDAPGIIDIMVILGKDECIKRLQAI from the coding sequence ATGCCAGACGTAGTCACTAGATTCGCTCCATCACCAACAGGGTTTTTGCACATTGGAGGGGCTCGTACTGCTTTATTTAATTGGCTCTATGCAAAGCATCATGGTGGCAGGTTTTTGCTAAGGATTGAGGACACCGACAGAAAACGTTCAACACAGGAAGCAATTGATGCGATAATAGAAGGGCTAAAATGGCTCGGTGTGAGCTATGATGGGGAAATAGTGTATCAGTCAAAAAGAATAGAGCGGCATAAAGAAGTAGCAAACCTTTTAGTTGAGAAGGGTAGGGCGTATCACTGTTATTGCCCTGAGGATGAAGTTGCAGAAAAGAAAATAAAAGCAAGAGAAGAGGGCAAGATATATAAGCATAAATGTACTACAAAACCTCCTTCTTGTCATCCCAGTACTCGACACTGGGATCCAGAAAAAAATATGTGGTCACGCGCTGGAATGACATCGGGTGTGAGGTCAGTTGTCCGCTTTAAAGTGCCAGATTCGCAAGAGATCGTTATTGATGATAAAATATACGGCCAAATCAAAGTAAATAGCAACCAGCTTGATGATATAGTGATCTTACGCTCTGACAACACTCCAACATATATTTTTGCCGTAGTAGTTGACGATCATGATGCTGGAATAACTGATATAATACGTGGTTCTGACCATCTCACTAATACTTTTAAGCAATTGCTAATATACCAGGCTCTTGATTTTGATGTTCCACGTTTTGCGCATGTGCCGCTTATTCACGGGGAAGATGGGAATAAGCTATCCAAAAGGCATGGTGCCACAAGCGTTTGCGATTATGAAAAGATGGGAATATTACCCGAAGCGATGCGTAATTACTTGCTGAGGCTTGGTTGGAGCCACGGCAACGATGAGATTATTAGCGATGAGCAAGCGATAGAGTGGTTCAATTTAGAAAGCATTGGTCGTTCACCTGCGCGGCTCGATTTTAAAAAATTGGAGCATTTGAATAACCATTATATTAACAACATGAGCAATGAAGATATTCTGGCTCTAATACTTGGAGAAAATACTCTAACTGACAAAAAAAAGAACTATTTATTACAGGGGCTAACGGAACTAAAAAAAAGAGCAAACTACCTTACCGAACTGCTGGATTTAGCAAAGTTTTATATTCAAGATCCGCCACTTGATTTAAGTGAAGAGGCTGAGCAAATTGTCAAATCTAACCTCGATATAATCAAGTTACTTGCATCATTTTTCTCAAATATCGGTGATGAAAATTGGAACAAGGGTTTTTTATCTTCTCAGATCAAGGAATTTTCAAAGTTACATGATATGAAAATAAGCGATGTATACCACTCATTACGCGCCCCTATAACTGGAATAATGGATGCACCTGGAATCATTGATATAATGGTGATTCTTGGTAAAGATGAGTGTATAAAAAGGTTGCAAGCAATTTAA
- a CDS encoding ankyrin repeat domain-containing protein — protein sequence MIGSTDEIKKLLSANEANVSWRYTGPFDKTRQIVQADNLLHLAARIPNKDKFVDICKKNIASVTAHNEYGNNPFHEAARSGILLPAVKEVMQCLEEEANKKIEKAEEAGDRKEVSRLKEELKCNKKHIKDALCSKDHAFNKKRETPLYYLDAAQQKEIKQIAGMKDSFICNQKFHLCLYIVGAIACIAALCLSLYFLYLSSQTFALSSMVAIASGGVTYLSVKACSEIHALYNESTLAEVNVKVIQFEEGLAV from the coding sequence ATGATCGGATCTACAGATGAGATAAAAAAATTGCTCTCAGCTAATGAAGCTAATGTCAGTTGGCGTTACACCGGCCCATTTGATAAAACAAGACAAATAGTACAGGCAGATAATCTCTTGCATCTAGCTGCAAGAATACCAAACAAAGATAAATTTGTAGACATTTGCAAGAAGAACATTGCTTCTGTAACTGCGCATAATGAATATGGAAATAATCCATTTCATGAAGCAGCAAGGAGTGGGATTTTGCTGCCTGCAGTAAAAGAGGTTATGCAGTGCTTAGAGGAAGAGGCCAATAAAAAAATTGAAAAAGCAGAAGAAGCTGGAGATCGGAAAGAAGTAAGCAGATTGAAAGAGGAACTCAAATGTAATAAAAAACATATTAAAGATGCGCTCTGCAGTAAAGACCATGCTTTTAATAAGAAAAGGGAAACTCCTCTTTATTACTTAGATGCTGCACAACAGAAAGAAATTAAGCAAATTGCAGGCATGAAAGACAGCTTTATATGTAATCAGAAGTTTCACCTGTGTTTGTATATAGTAGGAGCTATAGCGTGTATTGCTGCCTTGTGTTTATCTTTATATTTTCTGTATCTATCTTCTCAGACTTTTGCACTAAGCTCGATGGTTGCAATAGCTTCTGGTGGAGTCACATACCTGTCAGTTAAAGCATGTAGCGAGATACATGCCTTGTATAACGAAAGCACTTTAGCGGAAGTTAATGTTAAGGTTATACAATTTGAAGAAGGTTTGGCTGTTTAA
- a CDS encoding IS982 family transposase, producing the protein MKKDITELYCCVEDFCRAVDDNFANRFLSNGKKPTRVPEIAHSEILTIILLYHKSPCKNFKAFYLCYLQLFYRSEFSKLPSYHRFIALKPRVLWYLALLLQWFCEQAKMTGISYIDSTSIAVCHRKRISRNKVFKGLAELGKNTYGWFFGFKLHVVINEIGEIQGVTLTRGNVDDRKPVPTLTKKLTGLLFGDKGYIKKELFEKLFDRGLKLVTKVKKGMKNALISLKEKILLGKRSIVETVFGCLKNKFELEHTRHRSTVNFLVHIFSTLISYSMQSKKPCISQLYFVG; encoded by the coding sequence ATGAAGAAAGATATTACAGAACTGTACTGTTGCGTCGAGGATTTTTGTCGTGCGGTAGATGATAATTTTGCAAATAGGTTCTTATCAAACGGCAAAAAACCAACCAGAGTACCAGAAATAGCGCACTCAGAAATTCTAACCATAATCCTATTATACCATAAATCACCATGTAAAAACTTCAAGGCTTTTTATCTTTGTTATCTTCAGTTATTCTATAGATCAGAGTTTTCAAAGCTGCCTTCATATCACAGATTTATTGCCTTAAAGCCGCGAGTTTTGTGGTATTTAGCATTACTTTTGCAATGGTTTTGTGAACAAGCAAAAATGACCGGGATTTCCTACATAGATTCTACTTCAATAGCAGTATGCCATCGAAAAAGAATCTCAAGAAATAAGGTTTTCAAAGGATTAGCAGAGTTAGGAAAGAATACTTACGGCTGGTTTTTTGGTTTTAAATTACATGTAGTAATCAATGAAATAGGTGAAATTCAAGGTGTTACGCTAACCAGAGGTAACGTCGATGACAGAAAACCTGTACCAACTCTAACCAAAAAACTAACTGGACTTTTGTTTGGAGATAAGGGCTATATAAAGAAAGAGCTCTTTGAGAAACTATTCGATAGAGGTCTAAAACTCGTCACTAAAGTGAAAAAAGGTATGAAAAATGCACTGATTTCGCTGAAAGAGAAGATTTTACTAGGGAAAAGATCGATTGTTGAAACGGTTTTTGGCTGCCTAAAAAACAAATTTGAACTTGAGCACACTCGGCATAGATCCACAGTAAATTTCTTGGTACATATTTTTTCTACCCTCATTTCTTATTCAATGCAATCGAAAAAGCCCTGTATTTCTCAGCTTTACTTCGTTGGTTAA
- a CDS encoding IS5 family transposase (programmed frameshift): MQKSYPSDISQEQFEKIRPILESSRKKTKPRKLDLYDVFCAVLYILKSACQWRMLPKDFPRWENVYYYFQMWNKKNGAEPSLLEVVLKKLVGEVRISNGRKEKTSFCIIDAQSVKNTDTAEKKGYDAGKKISGIKRHIAVDTQGLPHAIHITTAEVTDRSSAVEMVEKAEENLSEVKNILVDAGYTGENFATQIKATIGATVEVIKRSELHSFVVLPKRWVVERSFAWLEKCRRLWKNCERKLNTSLQMVVLSFISLLLRRF, encoded by the exons ATGCAAAAAAGCTATCCAAGCGATATAAGTCAAGAACAATTTGAAAAAATCAGACCAATACTGGAGAGTAGCAGAAAGAAAACAAAACCAAGGAAACTTGATTTGTATGATGTATTTTGTGCAGTGCTATATATCCTAAAAAGCGCCTGCCAGTGGAGAATGCTGCCAAAAGATTTTCCAAGGTGGGAGAACGTGTATTACTATTTTCAAATGTGGAATAAAAAGAATGGAGCAGAACCAAGCTTGCTGGAAGTAGTCTTA AAAAAATTAGTTGGAGAGGTTCGTATCAGCAATGGTCGGAAAGAGAAAACCAGTTTCTGTATAATTGATGCACAAAGTGTTAAAAACACAGATACTGCTGAAAAAAAGGGCTATGATGCAGGTAAAAAGATTTCAGGCATAAAGCGTCATATTGCAGTTGATACGCAAGGCTTGCCACATGCAATTCATATAACAACGGCAGAAGTAACTGATCGTAGCAGTGCTGTGGAAATGGTGGAAAAGGCTGAAGAAAACCTCTCTGAAGTTAAAAATATACTGGTTGATGCTGGCTATACAGGAGAAAATTTTGCAACTCAAATAAAAGCTACTATTGGTGCAACTGTTGAGGTAATAAAGCGAAGTGAATTACACTCTTTCGTTGTATTGCCAAAGAGATGGGTTGTTGAGCGTTCTTTTGCTTGGTTGGAAAAATGTAGGCGTTTGTGGAAAAATTGCGAGCGGAAACTCAACACTAGCTTACAGATGGTTGTTCTCTCCTTCATTTCTCTCTTATTACGAAGATTTTAA
- a CDS encoding acetyl-CoA carboxylase biotin carboxylase subunit, producing the protein MTEKKYSKILIANRGEIACRIIRTARRMGISCVCVYSDADINSVHVRQADESRHIGPSPSCLSYLNIEKICEVAVETGAEAVHPGYGFLAENPDFPRALQKHNIDFIGPSAETIEATANKITAKEAAKKAGVNVVPGYMGKISDAAHAAQVAEEIGFPVMLKAASGGGGKGMRIVNSKKEIELAFTSATNEAEKSFKDGSIFIEKYIELPRHIEIQIIADKYGNIVCLGERECSIQRNNQKIMEETPSPFISEKIRQKMYAQCVSLAKQVGYFSAGTVEFVVDKDQNFYFLEVNTRLQVEHPVTEFITGIDIVEEMIRTSCGEKLRFNQDDIKLTGSAIESRICAEDPSKKFFPSSGRIKYYDKPGGNDYVRIDDGVAAGSEISTFYDSMIAKVITYGKDRTEAISRMQKALSECYIEGVTNNIEFLESIFHHPNFVAAKLHTRFIPDHYPSGFHGDFVTEEYIKVFIFVSLYVYLENEEKYHHKAVNETLVVVINDNKYSVDAKYQDNILTTVYNHNTYSVVGKWKSSYRLLNITINDDTDITLKVEKQGSKYFIRHAGMKAECCIFKPHVAELSKLMLNNETEGISADAIKSPISGLLVKLHVNVGDQVEIGQPLFVVEAMKMENIICAEAAMVIKNIPVQEGKNVQIGDVVCFLK; encoded by the coding sequence ATGACGGAAAAAAAGTACAGTAAGATTTTAATAGCAAACAGAGGAGAAATTGCCTGCAGGATTATCAGAACTGCTCGTAGGATGGGTATATCTTGTGTATGCGTATATTCGGATGCGGATATAAATTCTGTGCATGTAAGACAAGCAGATGAGTCAAGACATATCGGCCCTTCGCCTTCTTGTCTCAGTTATTTAAACATTGAAAAAATATGTGAAGTAGCAGTTGAAACAGGTGCTGAGGCAGTTCATCCTGGCTATGGTTTTTTAGCAGAAAATCCAGATTTTCCACGCGCTCTGCAAAAACACAATATAGACTTCATCGGTCCCAGTGCAGAAACAATAGAAGCTACAGCTAATAAAATCACAGCAAAAGAAGCTGCAAAAAAAGCTGGAGTGAATGTAGTGCCAGGATATATGGGTAAGATCAGCGATGCTGCCCACGCAGCTCAAGTTGCTGAAGAAATTGGCTTTCCGGTTATGCTTAAAGCTGCATCAGGCGGTGGTGGCAAAGGAATGCGAATTGTAAATTCCAAAAAAGAAATTGAACTAGCGTTCACATCAGCAACAAATGAAGCAGAGAAAAGTTTTAAAGATGGCAGTATCTTTATAGAGAAATATATAGAGTTACCAAGACATATTGAAATACAAATCATAGCAGATAAATATGGTAATATAGTGTGTCTTGGAGAAAGAGAATGCTCGATACAAAGGAATAACCAGAAAATAATGGAAGAAACGCCAAGTCCATTTATTAGTGAAAAAATAAGACAAAAAATGTATGCCCAATGCGTTTCCCTAGCAAAACAAGTTGGTTATTTTTCAGCAGGCACTGTTGAGTTTGTTGTAGATAAAGACCAAAACTTCTATTTTCTTGAGGTAAATACGAGATTGCAAGTTGAGCATCCAGTAACAGAATTTATAACTGGAATAGACATAGTAGAAGAAATGATTAGAACTTCCTGTGGAGAGAAATTGAGATTCAATCAGGATGATATTAAACTTACTGGTTCTGCAATAGAAAGTAGAATTTGCGCTGAAGACCCATCGAAGAAATTTTTCCCTTCCAGCGGAAGAATAAAATATTACGATAAACCAGGTGGAAATGATTATGTAAGAATAGACGATGGAGTTGCTGCAGGTTCAGAAATTAGCACGTTCTATGACTCAATGATTGCAAAAGTTATAACATATGGAAAAGATAGAACAGAAGCAATCAGCAGAATGCAAAAAGCGTTATCTGAATGCTATATAGAAGGAGTAACAAATAATATAGAATTTCTAGAATCCATCTTTCATCATCCAAATTTTGTTGCAGCAAAGCTTCACACAAGATTCATTCCAGACCATTATCCCAGTGGGTTTCATGGAGATTTTGTTACAGAAGAATATATAAAAGTATTTATTTTTGTTTCGTTATATGTTTATTTAGAAAACGAAGAAAAGTACCATCATAAAGCAGTGAATGAAACGCTTGTAGTTGTAATAAATGACAATAAGTACTCTGTAGACGCAAAGTACCAAGATAATATATTAACAACAGTATATAACCACAATACATACTCTGTAGTAGGCAAATGGAAATCAAGTTATAGGTTGCTAAACATCACGATTAACGATGATACCGATATAACACTTAAAGTAGAAAAACAAGGCAGCAAATACTTCATAAGACATGCAGGCATGAAAGCTGAGTGTTGTATATTTAAGCCTCATGTAGCTGAATTAAGTAAGTTAATGCTAAACAATGAAACAGAAGGGATTTCAGCAGATGCCATAAAATCTCCAATATCTGGTTTATTAGTTAAATTACACGTAAATGTAGGAGATCAGGTAGAAATAGGACAACCTTTATTTGTGGTGGAGGCAATGAAAATGGAAAATATTATATGTGCTGAAGCAGCAATGGTGATAAAAAATATTCCTGTTCAAGAAGGAAAAAATGTGCAGATAGGTGATGTAGTCTGCTTTCTTAAATAA
- a CDS encoding transposase yields MDEISRSSIEALVCSLETMEESIRKLDKILSEQGEKDEDCKLLTTAPGVGIIVAMTFKATIDDPHRFEKSDAVGAYMGLTPRQYASGEVDRHGSISKMGPMECRSMLYEAAQSLLTRCKRTFKLKSWGCKKEGYEESNYCCSAEVVCNHASDVG; encoded by the coding sequence TTGGATGAAATCAGTAGGAGTTCAATAGAAGCATTAGTTTGCAGTTTGGAAACAATGGAAGAATCAATAAGGAAGCTTGACAAAATACTTTCAGAACAAGGCGAAAAAGATGAAGATTGCAAATTGTTAACTACTGCTCCAGGTGTTGGTATTATAGTGGCAATGACATTCAAAGCTACAATAGATGATCCACATAGGTTTGAGAAATCTGATGCAGTTGGAGCATATATGGGGTTGACACCTAGGCAATATGCTTCTGGAGAAGTTGACCGACATGGTAGTATATCAAAAATGGGTCCCATGGAATGTAGAAGTATGTTGTACGAAGCTGCACAATCCTTACTAACAAGATGTAAAAGGACATTTAAATTGAAAAGCTGGGGTTGCAAAAAAGAAGGGTATGAAGAAAGCAATTATTGCTGTAGCGCGGAAGTTGTCTGTAATCATGCATCGGATGTTGGTTAG